From a region of the Theobroma cacao cultivar B97-61/B2 chromosome 8, Criollo_cocoa_genome_V2, whole genome shotgun sequence genome:
- the LOC18592131 gene encoding serine/threonine-protein phosphatase 2A activator, producing MEPPPPRAPQDQSSHAHSHPSTTTIPTTGTCCKCGGTTTFSPPPLNPTSMPDLSSPPTYRPIRAPAINLPPNNQSQAIILAPVPQSQKVPIITPPFQFQTPTKIITSPDDIRKFHDSPTSKNFLGFIVALSESIRGHKISDPCHESPTVTKIVSIVETLSLWIDQIPPVQQSSRYGNISYRTWHERLTENAEPLMLQFLPEDLKPSTIEIVPYFTDSFGNSSRIDYGTGHETNFAAWLYCLARMGIVKEVDYQAVVARVFVKYLDLMRKLQLVYCLEPAGSHGVWGLDDYHFLPFIFGSSQLIDHKYMKPKSIHNEDILENFSSEYMYLSCIGFIKKVKKGLFAEHSPLLDDISGVPNWNKVNSGLLKMYKFEVLEKVPIMQHFLFGWLIKWE from the exons ATGGAACCGCCACCGCCGCGAGCCCCACAAGACCAATCTTCCCACGCTCACTCTCATCCCTCCACCACCACCATCCCCACCACAGGAACTTGCTGCAAATGCGGCGGCACAACGACCTTCTCGCCACCACCCCTGAACCCAACTTCCATGCCCGACCTTTCCTCTCCTCCTACATACCGACCCATTCGTGCCCCGGCCATAAACCTCCCTCCGAACAACCAGTCCCAAGCCATAATCCTCGCACCCGTGCCTCAATCCCAAAAAGTCCCAATCATCACCCCTCCTTTCCAATTCCAAACCCCAACCAAAATAATCACGTCCCCCGACGACATCCGTAAATTCCACGACTCCCCAACTTCCAAAAACTTCCTCGGCTTCATCGTCGCCTTATCCGAATCCATCCGCGGCCATAAAATCTCCGATCCATGCCACGAATCTCCCACTGTCACCAAAATTGTCTCCATTGTCGAAACCTTATCTCTCTGGATCGACCAAATCCCACCCGTTCAACAATCTTCTCGTTACGGCAACATATCTTACCGAACCTGGCACGAACGCTTAACCGAAAACGCTGAACCCCTCATGCTCCAGTTTCTTCCGGAAGACCTCAAACCTTCGACTATCGAAATCGTTCCTTATTTCACCGACAGTTTCGGAAACTCAAGCCGAATCGATTACGGAACGGGACACGAAACCAATTTCGCGGCCTGGTTATATTGCTTAGCCAGAATGGGAATCGTTAAAGAAGTAGATTACCAAGCCGTGgtggctagggtttttgtcAAATATTTAGACTTAATGAGGAAGCTTCAGCTTGTTTACTGCTTGGAACCCGCGGGGTCCCACGGGGTTTGGGGTTTGGATGATTACCATTTCTTGCCGTTTATATTTGGGAGTTCACAGTTGATTGATCATAAATATATGAAGCCGAAATCCATTCATAATGAGGATATTTTGGAGAATTTTTCGAGTGAGTATATGTATCTTTCGTGTATTGGGTTTATAAAGAAGGTGAAAAAGGGTCTGTTTGCAGAGCATTCCCCGCTGTTGGATGATATAAGTGGAGTGCCTAATTGGAATAAGGTGAATAGTGGTTTGCTTAAGATGTACAAATTTGAGGTGCTCGAAAAGGTTCCTATTATGCAGCATTTTCTCTTTGGATGGCTCATTAAGtg gGAATAA
- the LOC18592132 gene encoding protein EXORDIUM-like 2, whose amino-acid sequence MASIPFFSLLLLLYSLALPSPSLATTRKLSVLVQEQPLVLKYHHGPLLKGNITVNLIWYGKFSSTQRSIIVDFLNSLSSTKTTSPSVSSWWQTTGKYRRGSSRVVVGKQILDEKYSLGKALKTIQLVALASKPGYGGSNVVNVVLTSADVAVDGFCMSRCGTHGSGRVKKSRFAYAWVGNSVSQCPGYCAWPFHQPVYGPQTPPLIAPNGDVGVDGMVINLATVLAGTVTNPFNNGYFQGPAEAPLEAVSACTGIFGKGAYPGYPGEVLVDKTTGASYNAVGVNGRKYLLPAMWDPQTRTCKTLV is encoded by the coding sequence ATGGCTTCCATTCCTTTCTTTTCGCTTCTTTTGCTCCTCTACTCCTTGGCTTTGCCCAGTCCTAGCTTAGCCACCACTAGAAAACTATCAGTTCTTGTTCAAGAACAACCCCTTGTTCTAAAATACCACCACGGTCCCCTCCTTAAGGGTAATATAACTGTTAATCTTATTTGGTATGGCAAGTTCTCCTCTACACAGCGTTCCATCATCGTCGACTTTTTAAACTCTCTCAGCTCCACCAAAACGACGTCGCCCTCGGTCTCGTCGTGGTGGCAAACGACTGGCAAGTACAGGAGAGGTTCGAGCAGAGTCGTTGTAGGGAAACAAATTCTCGATGAGAAGTACTCTTTAGGGAAAGCTCTTAAAACTATCCAACTCGTAGCTTTGGCTTCCAAACCTGGCTATGGAGGCAGTAACGTAGTCAACGTTGTGTTGACTTCCGCTGACGTGGCGGTTGATGGTTTCTGCATGAGCAGGTGCGGGACACATGGTTCGGGTCGGGTTAAGAAGAGCAGGTTCGCTTACGCTTGGGTGGGTAACTCGGTAAGTCAGTGTCCGGGTTATTGCGCGTGGCCGTTTCATCAACCCGTGTACGGGCCGCAAACACCACCGCTGATTGCTCCTAACGGAGACGTAGGGGTTGACGGAATGGTGATCAATTTGGCAACGGTTTTGGCGGGAACCGTGACGAATCCGTTCAATAACGGGTACTTCCAAGGGCCAGCTGAAGCGCCTCTGGAGGCCGTGAGCGCGTGTACGGGGATATTCGGGAAAGGAGCATACCCGGGGTATCCTGGAGAGGTTTTGGTAGATAAAACGACGGGTGCTAGCTACAACGCGGTTGGCGTTAACGGGCGTAAGTATTTGCTCCCGGCGATGTGGGATCCTCAAACACGTACGTGCAAAACACTGGTGTGA
- the LOC18592133 gene encoding protein EXORDIUM — MVSFAASNVVLFVVFLVSLLHINTDARRLSESDQTEQPLLFQYHNGPLLTGKISVNLIWYGKFKPSQRAIVSDFVASVTSSKPTVAEPSVSTWWKATEKYYQLSKKPSSLALSLGTQILDENYSLGKSLTNQQIIELASKGAQKNAINVVLTSADVAVGGFCSSRCGTHGSGLGTSNGQIKGKSSKFAYIWVGNSETQCPGQCAWPFHQPIYGPQNPPLVAPNNDVGLDGMVINLASLLAGTATNPFGNGYYQGPKLAPLEAASACPGIYGKGAYPGYAGDLPVDATTGASYNAHGVNGRKYLLPALFDPSTSTCSTLA; from the coding sequence ATGGTTTCTTTTGCTGCATCCAATGTTGTTctctttgttgttttcttgGTCTCTTTGCTTCATATCAACACAGATGCAAGGAGGCTTTCCGAGTCGGATCAAACCGAGCAGCCTTTGCTGTTCCAATACCATAACGGCCCTCTTCTAACTGGCAAAATCTCTGTTAATCTCATTTGGTATGGCAAGTTCAAGCCTTCTCAACGTGCAATTGTCTCCGATTTCGTCGCTTCCGTTACATCTTCCAAGCCTACAGTAGCTGAACCCTCTGTTTCTACCTGGTGGAAAGCCACAGAAAAATACTATCAGCTCAGCAAGAAACCTTCTTCTCTCGCCCTTTCATTGGGTACACAAATCCTTGATGAGAACTACTCTTTGGGAAAGTCACTCACAAATCAACAAATCATAGAATTAGCATCAAAGGGCGCCCAGAAGAATGCCATTAATGTTGTCTTGACATCAGCTGATGTGGCTGTAGGAGGGTTCTGCTCAAGCAGGTGTGGCACCCACGGTTCAGGTCTGGGCACAAGCAATGGTCAAATTAAGGGCAAGAGCTCCAAATTTGCTTACATTTGGGTTGGTAACTCAGAAACCCAATGCCCAGGTCAATGCGCCTGGCCATTCCACCAGCCCATTTATGGACCACAGAACCCACCTTTGGTTGCACCCAACAATGATGTCGGCCTTGACGGGATGGTGATCAATTTGGCTAGCCTCTTGGCTGGGACTGCCACGAACCCATTCGGAAATGGCTACTATCAGGGTCCGAAATTGGCACCCCTGGAGGCTGCATCTGCCTGCCCTGGGATTTATGGTAAAGGGGCTTATCCAGGCTATGCCGGAGACCTGCCTGTAGACGCTACAACTGGAGCCAGCTACAACGCACATGGTGTCAATGGCAGGAAGTACCTGCTTCCTGCTTTATTTGACCCTTCAACCTCAACTTGTTCTACTCTGGCTTAA
- the LOC18592134 gene encoding protein EXORDIUM — MASFVTQSVLKIFLLISLFQISLAGRKLSELVQDQPQLLTYHNGPLLSGKITINLIWYGKFKPSERAIVSDFVTSLSSTTPSQNNQPSVAKWWKTTEKYYHLTSKKSTLSLSLGKQILDENYSIGKSLKSKQIVELASKGDQKNAINVVLTASDVAVEGFCMSRCGTHGSALSSSKGHIKGDKYSKFAYVWVGNSQTQCPGQCAWPFHQPIYGPQNPPLIAPNNNVGLDGMVINLASLFAGTVTNPFGNGYFQGPADAPLEASSACPGIYGKGAYPGYAGNLLVDPTTGASYNAHGDNGRKYLLPALYDPATSSCSTLV, encoded by the coding sequence ATGGCATCTTTTGTTACTCAAAGTGTGcttaaaattttccttttgatctCTTTGTTTCAAATCTCTTTGGCTGGAAGGAAGCTGAGTGAACTGGTGCAAGACCAGCCTCAGCTCCTGACATACCACAATGGCCCCCTCCTTTCAGGCAAAATTACAATCAATCTGATTTGGTATGGCAAGTTCAAGCCTTCCGAGAGGGCTATTGTTTCTGATTTTGTCACCTCCCTGTCGTCTACTACACCATCTCAAAACAACCAACCCTCGGTTGCCAAGTGGTGGAAAACCACTGAGAAATACTACCACCTCACCTCTAAGAAATCCACTCTTTCCCTGTCTTTGGGAAAACAGATTCTTGATGAGAACTACTCGATTGGGAAGTCACTCAAAAGCAAACAAATTGTGGAATTGGCCTCAAAGGGTGACCAAAAGAATGCTATTAACGTTGTCCTAACAGCATCTGATGTTGCTGTTGAAGGGTTTTGCATGAGCCGATGTGGGACTCATGGATCTGCCTTGAGCTCGAGCAAGGGTCACATTAAGGGTGACAAGTACTCCAAATTTGCTTACGTTTGGGTTGGTAACTCCCAGACCCAGTGCCCTGGTCAATGCGCCTGGCCATTCCACCAGCCAATCTACGGACCACAAAACCCACCTTTGATTGCACCTAACAACAATGTGGGTCTTGATGGCATGGTGATCAACTTGGCTAGCCTATTTGCCGGGACTGTCACGAACCCTTTTGGAAATGGTTACTTCCAGGGTCCAGCTGACGCACCATTGGAAGCTTCATCCGCTTGTCCTGGAATTTATGGCAAAGGGGCTTATCCAGGCTACGCTGGAAACCTGCTGGTAGACCCTACAACTGGTGCTAGCTACAACGCTCATGGCGACAATGGAAGGAAATACTTGCTTCCTGCTTTGTATGATCCTGCTACATCATCTTGTTCAACTTTGGTCTAA
- the LOC18592135 gene encoding protein EXORDIUM-like 2, with the protein MGFYQLAKIFPLVVVLIHLSLADVCLGARRLTSLYQAPTMALSYHKGALLEGNLPVSILWYGEFSPAQKSIIADFLLSLNPQKENLGPSPVKPLVSHWWNTIQTYMKKAGKKDARIVLANQVTDRNCSLGKILKKSQISRLARRVHSKPGGLTIVLTAKDVSVEAFCLSNCGFHSSNAKEKSVFIWVGNSVTQCPGQCAWPFHQPIYGPQTAPLGAPNGDVGVDGMIINIASLLAGAVTNPFGNGYFLGSAGAELEVASACPGVYGKGAHPGYAGELLMDRTTGASYNAQGVNGRKYLLPALFDPLTSQCSTLV; encoded by the coding sequence ATGGGTTTCTATCAGTTAGCCAAAATATTCCCTCTTGTCGTTGTACTTATTCACCTAAGCCTAGCTGATGTTTGTCTTGGAGCAAGAAGGCTAACGTCTCTATACCAGGCACCAACCATGGCCCTGAGTTACCACAAGGGGGCATTGCTTGAAGGAAATCTTCCTGTCTCCATTCTTTGGTATGGTGAATTCTCACCAGCTCAGAAATCCATCATTGCTGATTTTCTGCTTTCTCTCAATCCACAAAAGGAAAACTTGGGTCCCTCCCCTGTAAAACCCTTAGTCTCTCATTGGTGGAATACTATCCAAACTTACATGAAAAAAGCTGGCAAAAAGGATGCCCGTATTGTCTTGGCAAACCAAGTCACTGATAGGAACTGCTCCCTTGGCAAAATTCTGAAAAAGTCCCAAATTTCCAGGTTGGCTAGGCGAGTCCACTCCAAACCTGGTGGATTAACTATAGTCCTTACAGCCAAAGACGTGTCTGTCGAAGCCTTTTGCCTGAGTAACTGCGGGTTTCACAGCTCAAACGCCAAGGAAAAATCCGTCTTTATCTGGGTTGGAAACTCGGTGACTCAGTGCCCAGGCCAATGCGCGTGGCCATTCCACCAGCCTATTTACGGACCCCAAACTGCGCCACTTGGTGCACCCAATGGAGACGTGGGTGTCGATGGCATGATCATAAATATAGCCAGCCTTTTGGCAGGGGCCGTGACGAATCCTTTTGGAAATGGCTATTTCCTGGGCTCGGCTGGCGCTGAGCTTGAGGTTGCATCGGCTTGCCCTGGAGTGTACGGTAAAGGGGCGCACCCTGGTTATGCTGGAGAGCTTTTAATGGATCGAACCACCGGTGCTAGCTACAATGCACAAGGTGTCAATGGAAGAAAGTACTTGTTACCAGCCTTGTTTGACCCTCTCACTTCTCAGTGTTCAACACTTGTGTGA